AATCAAAATACAAAATTCCACAGAGTCTAACAGCAACAGGAACAAATTTGGGGATACCACCTTTTAATCAAACACCAAGGAAAATAAAACACTTGTCCTCTGAATAGCTTATCAAATCCAGCAGGGTAGGCAAGGCAGGTAGCAATAGTATGTGGCAGATGATCCTCAGTCCCAAACAGTCCCAGTAATGGTACCAGGATCTGGCTGGCAGCAACAGATCTATTCCTAGCCCTTCCAAGACGCAGCATGACTCAACATGAGTCTTTTCCCTGTCTACCTCACATGAGATCAGCCTGCTAGTTGGGCAGAGGTGCTCACACTGTCACTGTCTAGTCTTCGAACAGTTTACAAAGTTGTTCAAAATCGAGAAGTCCTCTGCAGAGAGAAACAAAAACCATACATGCCACCTACCAGATGCAGGACAGGGAATCCTGATGGAGGGCTTGCGTGCCCTTGAGTGTCTTATGGTCCATATAGGCTTACTGGGTGTGTGTGGGGGGTCACACACTGCTACTATGGGTATCAACATGGACGCAagtaaaaaaagctgaaaaatgtgaagaaaaaataaaataaaaatgaacagtCAAAATTGgctgtgactagtgatgagtgaacgtgcttggataacatcttatctgagcatgctaggGTGATACCCAAGCATCTGAGTGCCCGTATATTATGCTCGAGTCTCTACAGCTGCATGATtttcggctgttagacagcctgaacacgttGGGATTGcttaacaaataggcaatccccaTGAGCTGAGGCTGTGTAACAGACGCAAATCATGCACCCGTGCATGGTTGGATAAAATGAAAAATGTTATCTAAGCTTGCTCATTCATCAGTAACTGTGACGTCAAGTGGTTAAGCTATATGTTACAGTACAATAACCTAATATGAGGCGATACCTACCTCATCATTAGTGACTGGAATTGCAACAAAGTAATTTGGACGGAGTCTTTTATCACTGGAAATGGTATGAACATTATCCATTTGCATATTTGAGTTAAGTTCTCCTGAACTTTTTGTTCCATTTTCTTCAGATGAGTTATGTAGGATATCACACTCCATTTTAGGCCTTTCAGCACCTTCACTTAGTGGACAGTTCTCATCGCTTTCCAACTTGGAGTCATTTTTGCTAAGACGTTCTTCTTTAATGCCTATAGTATGCAGTAATGGTCCTTGCACAGGGCAGTCTTCATTAATAGATACAAAGCTATCTCCAGTAACATAACTTTCTGGCGTCATCTCTTTGGCAGTTTGGATATTATCATGTAATTGTTGTGTAATATTGTGAACATGTTGAGTCTGATTTATTGTCTGTGTGGTTTCTACGTTACATACTTTTCCCTCACCGGACAGAAGTTCAGAAGACCATTCTTTACCAGTTTCAAGATTTTCTTCTCTCTTCTTACTAGTGTTCTGTTCAGTGTGCCTAGTCTCTTGAGTAGCAATCAAACTTGAGGAACTTCCCTTTTGTTTTACACTAGGACACCGGTACTTTCTAAAGTACCATTTTcttttcaaaaatgtttttttctttcttttattggTTTTTAAATTCATTTTGACTGAAATAGAAACAAACAGGTTATTTGATAATACAAGACTGTTCACCAAATTAACTACAAATTTCATTATGCTGCATAAATCCTTCTCCAAATCTGAAAAACTTGGAGTTGGTTTATTTGATGCCCACTTTCTGCTCAAGAtaatcagccaaaaaaaaaaaaaaaagtgtgtgcacatacccttaaaggattTTTAAAGaactttgaaaaatatttagaattgagagtcctcggtggttgataacttttaatggctcACTGAAGAGACAgtagcaaattgcaagctttcgagactacactgaTCAAATtttatattagtctatgcctgatgaagagacctgtgcagtctcaaaagcttgcaatttgttaccatctcttcagttagccattaaaaggtatcaaccactgaggactctcaattctaaatatttttctatctaccagctaacacggtacaaatatatttatctttcctgtgtaAAGAAATTTGGACAAGTTTCCTTCAAAATCTACTTAGAAAAAGATGCGGCAAACTTTGCTTTCTCCCCACAGAAAGAATTATTCAAAACCTttttaggatttaaaaaaaaaaaaaaaatccttatttgAAGAATAAAGTGGATTTGCCATATCATTTGAGCTAGGTTGTTTTTCCAGAAGGAATTTGGAATGtttcttcataaaaaaaaaatctgacagcaTAGCCTactggtatgtgcacatgatgtctcttttaggctgccgtcacactagcagtatttggtcagtatttaacatcagtatttgtaagccaaaaccaggagtggaacaaatagaggaaaagtataataggaacatatgcaccacttctgcatctatcacccactcctggttttggcttacaaacactgatgtaaaatactgaccaaatactgctagtgtgacggcagccttagatagATATTGCTTGGAAGCCACCTGAAAGTGCCACAGAAAAATGAacaatgcacagcaatgtaaaaatgacattgctgtgcacaagttcagtatttCTTCACTTTTTTAGCTACTTCAGAGTTCATAAACTGTGAAGCAGTTAAAACTAGTAACATGTTTGCTCCTCAGGCAACTTCATTTGGAAGCCACACACTTTCTATAATTAAACAATAGTAAAAGATGCCAGTGTCAgggatgcagcaaaaaaaaaaaaaaagcagcggcAATACTACCAACTAAGCTACTTCAAGAAAAAAAGGCTGCCCACTTTTTCATGAAGAGCCTTCGCATAGGAGAACCTTGCTGGCTCAGCCATTGGAATAAAAAGACGTTGTATGCACATACCCCAAGGGTGCCATACCTTCTCATAGCTGGAGCTAATCTACTGCTGTAAGTCATTTGTTTCCAGCTTGTAGTATGTGTATCCAATGGGCCATGACTCAAAGGAAAGTATTTGTACTATTCTCATTCCGTACTTTTAAACAAAAAGCACACCATATTCCCATTGCCTTGAGAGTACTTTGATGTCATTTAGATGAGTAGAGTGCACTTGACTTAAGAAAATTGTAAAAACACTGTTCTAGTCTATGTATGCCCCACTAGAAATTAGTGTGTGGGCAGGAAAAGTGGACAATTACATTTTGCACTCGCAATACCCTAACCATGGGCGTTGCTTGCACAGATTGATTTTGCCACGAAATCAGTAAAATGGCACtagtagcggcgcatgcgcagattaacCTCCAGCGGTCTTCGGTAAGCTGGTGACACATGCACAAATTGAGATCTTGGCTCGTTATTGAGCTGTAATCTTAATCTGTGCATGCGCCAGcaccattttcctgaagactgCCAGGAGATCAATTTGTGAAAACTCCACCCGCAGCTAAAATGTCACATGCACAAAATTTGAATAAGGGAGAAGATAAAGACACCAGAGGCAGCAGAGATGCCATGGCAGAGTCAAAGACCTTACCTAGAGTTCCGCCCCAATGCACAAAGACCAAAACTTCTAATTATGATTTTAAAAACAAACAGGTTGTGGATTTCTTCACCGAATGTGTGTATTAAATCAGTATTACAGCTCCAAAATGGGAATCGTTTTAGTTAAATATGCATaaccctgatgacaggttctctttaaaaggtCTTGCAAAGTCATCTAATACGCAGTGTGAAATAATaatgtcaatgaaaaaaaaaattctgctcatATAAGATCTTCATAATGATATAAGGATTATCTGGATGTCCATAAAATAGTTTAGAACAAATTAGTTTTGAATGCTCATTCTTTAAATACGACTGGACAAGACATGAGCGAATCAGACAAAGTTTGAACTGTCCGTCTCATGCAGATTTTCCCAGTAAAGTCAGTTTGCAGAGATTCTGCGCAATTTGAATAGTTCTCATTATACTCTGGGCAGGGAGCAGCTAgctaagtaggattttttttaacTGAATCTTTTCTTGTCTTTCTATTGTTAGGAGATGGCGtaacgaattacaaaaaaaattatgcCTAGCAAAGCATTAAAAAGCCATTTTCtcacagatttttgtaaaatttgagtagcaTGAATTTAGAATCTAACAAATTCATCCATTTCTAGTCTGAACTAGGTTTTAAAACATAAAAAGGTTTAAAGGTTTAAAATTGTGTATTGATTAACACTTTAAAAT
This is a stretch of genomic DNA from Ranitomeya variabilis isolate aRanVar5 chromosome 6, aRanVar5.hap1, whole genome shotgun sequence. It encodes these proteins:
- the LOC143781205 gene encoding uncharacterized protein LOC143781205, coding for MSKTPMSSAIMNSDECCSLLDDINANVSPNNFLEVPNDYTGMCSCCEAESELLELPFFEEDISKVFEIKMNLKTNKRKKKTFLKRKWYFRKYRCPSVKQKGSSSSLIATQETRHTEQNTSKKREENLETGKEWSSELLSGEGKVCNVETTQTINQTQHVHNITQQLHDNIQTAKEMTPESYVTGDSFVSINEDCPVQGPLLHTIGIKEERLSKNDSKLESDENCPLSEGAERPKMECDILHNSSEENGTKSSGELNSNMQMDNVHTISSDKRLRPNYFVAIPVTNDEILDLIEDVQEHIVLKEPKLLKALIPVEKVHITILVAHLQTKDDVRRAISALLQSKKEIEKVLHEKPFGLPFHGIGQFNNQVIYIKITEHELLSKIAELVIQCFMDADVNITGSKDFKPHLTFLKLSKVPSLRRKVYHVLFLIFA